One Gammaproteobacteria bacterium genomic window carries:
- a CDS encoding protein phosphatase 2C domain-containing protein: MMHSCWRSWGHSMIGPLHQKNGLPNQDAWLARHYSWGDVVVVSDGLGSKPHADTGAKMACRAVCEAAKFYQKNTSAPLEELTRLIHAMWLIFISPYCARDCAATCLFVLRIHEDIIAGQLGDGMIVLYAEQPEHNTLIADSKDASFSNVTLALTETYQAGQWMVFRRKAENYQAILLCTDGISDDLRPEQQIPFTEALFCQYQRLPNQAIKKDLMHWLNAWPVQYHSDDKTIACLSRKGVLLP, from the coding sequence ATAATGCACTCATGCTGGCGTAGCTGGGGGCACAGTATGATCGGTCCTCTGCATCAGAAAAATGGCTTACCTAACCAAGATGCTTGGCTAGCGCGTCATTATTCATGGGGTGATGTGGTTGTTGTATCAGATGGTTTAGGAAGTAAACCCCATGCGGACACTGGGGCAAAAATGGCATGTCGTGCGGTGTGTGAAGCAGCAAAATTTTATCAGAAAAACACCTCCGCTCCTTTGGAAGAGTTAACACGACTCATTCATGCGATGTGGTTGATTTTTATTTCGCCGTATTGTGCTAGAGATTGTGCAGCAACATGCTTATTTGTACTGCGCATACATGAAGACATCATTGCAGGTCAATTGGGGGATGGCATGATCGTTCTGTATGCTGAACAACCTGAGCACAATACATTAATAGCAGATTCAAAAGATGCGTCTTTTTCAAATGTTACACTGGCATTGACGGAAACGTATCAAGCTGGGCAGTGGATGGTCTTTCGTAGAAAAGCTGAAAACTATCAGGCGATTCTGTTATGTACAGATGGTATTTCGGATGATTTGCGCCCTGAGCAGCAGATACCGTTCACGGAAGCGTTATTTTGCCAGTATCAAAGATTGCCCAACCAAGCAATTAAAAAAGACCTTATGCACTGGCTCAATGCATGGCCTGTTCAATATCATTCGGACGATAAAACCATTGCCTGCTTATCCAGAAAAGGAGTTCTTTTGCCATGA
- a CDS encoding VWA domain-containing protein → MFDPSKFTTPAAKPLPVVLLLDVSSSMSGDKIDSLNQSVAEMIEAFSQEEKMETEIIVSIITFGSTVNLHLPFTKASSIQWTNLSATGMTPMGTALKMAKAMIEDKETTPSRAYRPTVILVSDGEPNDPWEQPLDDFVNQGRSSKCDRMAIAIGQGADQSVLKKFIAGTSYEVFFAKDASQLHEYFKKITMSVTVRSKSQNPNIVPDPATIRPEPRQATAQHDTTPSSDRICW, encoded by the coding sequence ATGTTCGATCCATCAAAATTCACTACCCCTGCTGCAAAACCGCTTCCTGTTGTACTGCTGCTAGATGTAAGCAGTAGCATGTCAGGAGATAAAATTGATTCCTTGAATCAATCTGTAGCAGAGATGATAGAGGCATTTTCTCAAGAAGAGAAAATGGAAACCGAGATCATCGTATCCATTATCACCTTTGGTAGCACGGTAAATTTACATTTGCCCTTTACAAAAGCGTCTTCTATTCAATGGACTAATCTGAGTGCTACTGGCATGACCCCCATGGGTACAGCACTGAAGATGGCTAAAGCGATGATTGAAGACAAAGAAACGACGCCATCGCGTGCGTATCGTCCGACAGTGATTTTAGTGTCAGATGGTGAACCGAATGATCCATGGGAACAGCCTTTAGACGATTTCGTTAATCAAGGACGCTCATCAAAATGTGATCGTATGGCTATCGCCATTGGCCAAGGGGCTGATCAGAGTGTACTCAAGAAGTTTATTGCAGGTACTTCCTACGAAGTGTTTTTTGCAAAAGATGCTAGCCAGCTGCATGAATACTTCAAGAAAATAACTATGTCTGTGACTGTGCGTAGCAAATCCCAAAATCCCAATATTGTGCCTGATCCAGCTACGATAAGACCTGAACCGAGACAGGCTACAGCTCAGCATGACACCACGCCCTCTAGCGATCGCATCTGTTGGTAA
- a CDS encoding lipopolysaccharide kinase, producing the protein MTTCTHYTDEFLNIHEKAKELGKGGQGIVYRTKDPNLAIKMVIDAQGEAICSPEQVRQYAEKLLRVRLMPLSSDIHISTPVALLKQYAGYVMHLLAEMVPFDSFWLNKDISAQMSRAEMPVWLVGDKNQVMDEKQLEDRKKIWHYAKTGGLRRRLKALHGCADIVAQLHGRGLVYGDISHNNVFISEDLQHTEVWLIDADNLAFDQESAFGVYTPKYGAPELVQCQDGGRPATDCHAFAVMAFYLLSTVHPFIGKKVLGGIDDDGDWADSSANANEGGDLDEQAYAGRFPWIYDQHDESNKAIGGLPPALILTSHLSALFQKNFSEGRNNPAQRPVIYHWVNALAQAIDQTIECTQCRMSWYADIASLQCPYCQGKKPTILCLKAYIWQDGLIADQPCWTFMHELYIDTPVHIPKRVMQDVSSNIAGQYELQIMRENEKYLHFKKSEFAEYDLSVAIPDIDQGTFHKMLHQVRVEISKNQPVVFWLYVHGEYPRVIQGSIIGAES; encoded by the coding sequence ATGACAACGTGTACGCACTATACAGACGAATTTTTAAATATTCACGAAAAGGCTAAAGAGTTAGGAAAAGGAGGACAAGGTATTGTTTATAGAACAAAAGACCCCAATCTGGCCATTAAAATGGTTATTGATGCTCAAGGTGAAGCGATTTGTAGTCCCGAGCAGGTACGGCAGTATGCAGAAAAGCTGCTTAGAGTAAGGCTGATGCCTTTATCGTCTGATATTCACATTTCTACCCCCGTGGCATTACTAAAGCAATATGCGGGCTACGTCATGCATCTACTCGCAGAGATGGTGCCTTTTGATAGTTTTTGGCTGAATAAAGATATCTCTGCTCAGATGAGTCGTGCAGAAATGCCCGTATGGTTAGTGGGGGATAAAAATCAGGTAATGGACGAAAAACAATTAGAAGATCGTAAAAAAATATGGCATTACGCGAAAACGGGTGGGTTAAGACGGCGATTAAAAGCATTACATGGATGCGCTGATATTGTGGCGCAGTTGCATGGCAGAGGTTTGGTGTATGGTGATATTTCTCATAATAATGTCTTCATTTCAGAAGACTTGCAGCACACAGAGGTTTGGCTGATTGATGCCGATAATCTCGCATTTGATCAAGAGTCAGCTTTTGGTGTCTATACCCCCAAATACGGTGCGCCTGAGCTGGTGCAATGTCAAGATGGCGGTAGGCCAGCCACTGATTGCCATGCGTTTGCCGTCATGGCTTTTTATCTGTTATCAACGGTACATCCTTTTATTGGTAAAAAGGTATTAGGTGGAATAGATGATGATGGAGATTGGGCAGATAGCTCCGCGAACGCAAACGAGGGTGGTGATTTAGATGAGCAAGCGTATGCTGGTCGCTTCCCGTGGATTTACGATCAGCATGATGAGTCAAATAAGGCCATAGGAGGACTGCCTCCTGCGCTCATCTTAACGTCGCATCTAAGTGCGCTTTTTCAAAAAAATTTTAGCGAAGGGCGCAACAATCCCGCTCAACGTCCAGTGATTTACCATTGGGTAAATGCACTTGCACAAGCGATTGATCAAACCATTGAATGTACGCAATGTCGTATGTCTTGGTATGCCGATATTGCTTCTCTGCAATGCCCATATTGTCAGGGTAAAAAACCCACGATTTTGTGCCTTAAAGCTTATATATGGCAAGACGGTTTGATTGCCGATCAGCCCTGTTGGACATTTATGCACGAGCTATATATTGATACGCCTGTTCATATACCAAAGCGTGTTATGCAAGATGTTTCGTCAAACATAGCAGGTCAATATGAGCTACAAATTATGAGAGAAAACGAAAAATATCTGCACTTTAAAAAATCAGAGTTTGCTGAGTATGATTTATCTGTCGCGATTCCTGATATTGATCAAGGAACTTTTCATAAAATGTTGCATCAAGTGCGAGTTGAAATCAGTAAAAACCAGCCTGTCGTGTTTTGGTTATATGTCCATGGAGAGTATCCACGCGTTATTCAAGGATCGATTATAGGAGCTGAGTCATGA